From a single Fusobacterium pseudoperiodonticum genomic region:
- a CDS encoding N-acetylmuramoyl-L-alanine amidase, protein MGKIALVIGHNPRGKGAYSPYLKLSEYEYWENVCDEVKKMEESIDIYSRKPEQNYIQEMKPIVTEINKHNYNFILELHFNAGSPQAKGCECLIYFKNKEAKKLAESFMEKLKNKYGSNIRKEWNKVKEIKINKDGKEEIIEKVIETKGLIFITDSRMRGGYGICNTNCTYVLVEPFFGSNEEADKFKNIKEMAKFIVDFIKSYEN, encoded by the coding sequence ATGGGAAAAATTGCATTAGTAATAGGACATAATCCTAGAGGAAAAGGTGCTTACAGTCCATATTTAAAGTTATCAGAATATGAATATTGGGAAAACGTATGTGATGAAGTAAAAAAAATGGAAGAAAGTATTGATATTTATTCAAGAAAGCCTGAACAAAATTATATTCAAGAGATGAAACCTATTGTAACTGAAATTAATAAACATAATTACAATTTTATTTTAGAACTTCATTTTAATGCTGGTTCACCACAAGCGAAAGGTTGCGAATGCCTGATTTATTTTAAAAATAAAGAAGCCAAAAAATTAGCAGAATCTTTTATGGAAAAATTAAAAAACAAGTATGGAAGCAATATAAGAAAAGAATGGAATAAAGTAAAAGAGATAAAAATTAATAAAGATGGTAAAGAAGAAATAATTGAAAAAGTAATAGAAACAAAAGGGCTAATATTTATTACAGACTCTAGAATGAGAGGAGGTTATGGAATATGCAATACAAATTGTACTTATGTTTTAGTTGAACCTTTCTTTGGAAGTAATGAAGAAGCTGATAAATTTAAAAATATAAAAGAAATGGCAAAATTTATAGTTGATTTTATTAAATCCTATGAAAATTAA
- a CDS encoding tyrosine-type recombinase/integrase, giving the protein MEEIMLRKFKKENSEIYLEYLESCKANNWDTWNTTYKTYINNFKLFLIWLEDTYKNKALLGKDTLKDMPSIIEKYRNYCRNKGNSKRTLMNKVTAISSFYSWCVRRNKIKFHPFTDKLDKLKFTDKDKIRKSYFLNAEQILTVRLVMKFQNKKYDIQDQILWELFLDSACRISAIQNLKIEQLRLDEGFFEEVREKEGYIVNVFFFDKCKELLQEWINTRIEKGIDSEWLFITKYGNEYRKMSQGAIRQRVKKMGLILDISDLYPHTLRKTSINLINNLGGLGLASSYANHVSSTVTSKHYIQKASPVEIRNSLILQRKKLGIF; this is encoded by the coding sequence ATGGAAGAAATAATGTTAAGGAAATTCAAAAAAGAAAATAGTGAAATTTATTTGGAGTATTTAGAAAGTTGTAAGGCAAATAACTGGGATACATGGAATACAACTTACAAAACTTATATTAATAATTTTAAGTTGTTTCTAATTTGGTTGGAAGATACTTATAAAAATAAGGCTTTGTTAGGAAAAGATACTTTGAAGGATATGCCCTCAATAATAGAAAAATATCGTAATTATTGTAGAAATAAGGGTAACAGTAAAAGAACTTTGATGAATAAAGTTACTGCAATTAGTAGTTTTTATTCTTGGTGTGTGAGAAGAAATAAAATAAAATTTCATCCTTTCACAGATAAACTAGATAAGTTGAAGTTTACAGATAAAGATAAAATTAGAAAAAGCTACTTTTTAAATGCTGAGCAGATATTAACAGTTAGGCTTGTTATGAAATTTCAAAATAAGAAATATGATATCCAGGACCAAATATTATGGGAATTATTTTTGGATAGTGCTTGCAGAATAAGTGCTATTCAGAATTTAAAAATTGAGCAACTTAGATTAGATGAAGGTTTCTTTGAAGAAGTTAGAGAAAAGGAGGGATATATTGTAAATGTATTCTTTTTTGATAAATGCAAAGAATTACTACAAGAGTGGATAAATACAAGAATAGAAAAAGGGATAGATTCAGAATGGCTATTCATAACAAAATATGGGAATGAGTATAGAAAAATGAGCCAAGGAGCTATAAGGCAAAGAGTAAAGAAAATGGGATTAATTTTGGATATTTCTGATTTATATCCTCATACACTTAGGAAAACATCAATAAATCTTATAAATAATTTGGGAGGATTAGGGCTTGCTTCTAGCTATGCAAATCATGTTAGTAGTACAGTTACAAGTAAGCATTATATACAAAAAGCAAGTCCTGTAGAGATAAGAAACTCACTTATCTTACAAAGAAAGAAGTTAGGAATATTTTAG
- a CDS encoding phage tail protein, whose amino-acid sequence MKFSGLTKKGRAYLAKCQASSTPVQFTKMKFGDGKLIDNENPADLIDIKNIKIEKSILSKEQKGDAVVLTTVIDNVSLEEGYFPRETGIYVLDEGVEVLYFYMNDGDETSWIPPEADGPHRMEVKINLISSNTGSVVVHNDGKDLYITKEYLEANYTQKGEYDGTAQEIEDRVVAAVGKEDGKFPLNEAIQGNVYYFPANKKFYICKETQNRRISVPDVKFEELSIWENRKRLENLYTTKEEKTKLSLTRINNVNLNNITEAGFYTSSGWANNISGLPQELNNNGGKAFYLVVFSLENGGYCQQILYSFKGIIFYRAITEANTSFNQWRKIG is encoded by the coding sequence ATGAAATTTAGTGGATTAACAAAAAAAGGAAGAGCATATCTTGCAAAATGTCAGGCTAGTTCTACTCCTGTTCAATTTACAAAAATGAAATTTGGAGACGGAAAACTGATAGATAATGAAAATCCTGCTGATTTAATTGATATTAAAAATATAAAAATAGAAAAATCAATATTAAGTAAAGAACAAAAAGGAGATGCTGTAGTACTAACAACTGTTATAGATAATGTTTCTTTAGAAGAAGGCTATTTCCCTAGAGAAACAGGAATATATGTATTAGATGAAGGAGTAGAAGTTCTATATTTTTATATGAATGACGGAGATGAGACTTCTTGGATTCCACCTGAAGCAGATGGACCTCACAGAATGGAAGTAAAAATAAATTTAATTTCATCAAATACAGGATCTGTTGTTGTTCATAATGATGGTAAAGATTTATATATAACAAAAGAGTACTTAGAAGCAAATTACACTCAAAAAGGTGAATATGATGGAACAGCACAAGAAATTGAAGATAGAGTTGTTGCTGCTGTTGGGAAAGAAGATGGTAAATTTCCTTTGAATGAAGCAATACAAGGAAATGTTTACTATTTCCCAGCAAACAAAAAATTTTACATATGTAAAGAAACTCAAAATAGAAGAATCAGTGTCCCTGATGTAAAATTTGAGGAACTTTCAATCTGGGAAAATAGAAAGAGATTGGAAAATTTATACACAACTAAAGAGGAAAAAACAAAGTTAAGTTTAACTCGAATTAATAATGTAAATCTAAATAACATTACAGAAGCTGGTTTTTACACTTCATCTGGATGGGCTAATAATATCTCAGGGTTACCTCAAGAATTGAATAATAACGGTGGTAAAGCCTTTTATTTAGTTGTTTTTTCCCTAGAAAATGGTGGTTATTGTCAACAAATCTTGTATAGTTTCAAAGGAATTATTTTTTATAGAGCTATAACTGAAGCTAACACTAGTTTTAATCAATGGAGAAAAATTGGGTAA
- a CDS encoding phage tail protein I → MNKLERASYTAIFPENLKKYKNLTAFSKSIEKIFKTYIVDKIETLALFYNLEVQEDNVLDEIAWFFNIDKYRVDLDREIKIKLIKSAYWVHSKKGTKTAVISQLKNLNYEIKIEEWFEYGGRPFTFRLTTVNESKEKDWLKNVLSLIEEYKNVRSILEAFYLLKEKKYEYHVLGYKEVFISRKRVNAGEDIDVKKNLFLGAYKQIRKEIVK, encoded by the coding sequence ATGAATAAGTTAGAGCGAGCAAGTTACACAGCAATATTTCCTGAGAACTTAAAAAAATATAAAAATCTAACAGCCTTTTCTAAGAGCATTGAAAAAATTTTTAAAACTTATATCGTAGATAAAATTGAAACTTTAGCACTTTTTTATAATCTTGAAGTACAAGAAGATAATGTTTTAGATGAAATTGCTTGGTTTTTTAATATAGATAAATATAGAGTAGATTTAGACAGAGAAATCAAAATAAAATTAATAAAGTCTGCATATTGGGTTCATTCAAAAAAAGGAACTAAGACTGCTGTAATTTCTCAATTAAAAAATTTAAATTATGAAATAAAAATTGAAGAATGGTTTGAGTATGGAGGGAGACCTTTTACATTTAGGCTTACAACAGTGAATGAAAGTAAGGAGAAGGATTGGTTAAAAAATGTTTTATCTCTTATAGAAGAGTATAAAAATGTTAGAAGTATCTTAGAAGCTTTTTATTTGTTGAAAGAAAAAAAATACGAATATCATGTTTTGGGATACAAAGAAGTATTTATAAGCAGAAAAAGAGTTAATGCTGGAGAAGATATAGACGTAAAGAAAAATCTATTCTTAGGAGCATACAAACAGATTAGAAAGGAGATTGTAAAATGA
- a CDS encoding baseplate J/gp47 family protein, whose amino-acid sequence MDKFTFIDFDTEQIKKELKNGYEEIMQSKVKAGDPAEDFIDWVTYLVCTSKDYMNFIGKMNLLQYSQGKYLDALGALVDVSRITEKEAECSIEYTFSKIFDERKIIEKGHKVAKDNLYFESIETIILESGRRTVVGKVKCLASGLIGNDIEIGEINTIVDDIPYLLSVSNITKTSGGADKEGDEEYRNRIRLRPRAFSVAGPHGAYQYYTLTSHQDIKDSYIYTPPSTPGVVKIIPLLKNGELPSQEILEKIKEKLADDVRPLTDKIEIEKPKVQSYNIDIKYWTKKGDNPILVKKEVEAAFNEYIYWQKEKLGRDINPNKLTQLIILAGAKRVEITSPAFQKIEKDTVAKELTKSIKYIGEEDE is encoded by the coding sequence ATGGATAAATTTACATTTATAGATTTTGATACTGAGCAAATTAAAAAAGAATTAAAAAATGGATATGAAGAAATTATGCAATCAAAAGTTAAAGCAGGAGATCCAGCTGAAGATTTTATTGATTGGGTTACATATTTAGTATGCACATCTAAAGATTATATGAATTTTATAGGGAAAATGAACTTACTTCAGTATTCACAAGGAAAATATTTAGATGCTTTAGGTGCACTTGTAGATGTTTCAAGAATAACTGAAAAAGAAGCTGAATGTTCTATAGAATACACTTTTTCTAAAATTTTTGACGAAAGAAAAATAATAGAAAAAGGACATAAAGTAGCAAAAGATAATTTATACTTCGAGAGTATCGAAACAATAATATTAGAATCAGGAAGAAGAACAGTAGTAGGGAAAGTAAAATGTTTAGCCTCTGGACTAATAGGAAATGATATAGAAATTGGAGAAATAAATACAATTGTAGATGATATCCCTTACCTATTATCAGTTTCAAATATAACTAAAACATCTGGTGGTGCTGATAAAGAGGGAGACGAAGAGTATCGAAATAGAATAAGGTTAAGACCTAGAGCCTTTTCAGTAGCAGGACCTCATGGTGCTTATCAATATTATACATTAACATCACACCAAGATATTAAAGATTCTTATATTTATACTCCTCCATCAACACCTGGAGTTGTAAAAATTATTCCGTTATTGAAAAATGGAGAATTACCTAGTCAAGAAATATTAGAAAAAATTAAAGAAAAATTAGCTGATGATGTAAGACCATTAACAGATAAAATTGAAATAGAAAAACCAAAAGTACAATCGTATAACATAGACATTAAATATTGGACTAAGAAAGGGGATAACCCTATTTTGGTAAAAAAAGAAGTAGAAGCAGCTTTCAATGAATATATTTATTGGCAAAAAGAAAAACTAGGAAGAGATATAAATCCAAATAAATTAACACAATTAATAATATTAGCAGGAGCTAAAAGAGTAGAAATAACAAGTCCTGCTTTTCAAAAAATAGAAAAAGATACTGTAGCAAAAGAACTGACTAAGAGCATAAAGTATATAGGTGAGGAAGATGAATAA
- a CDS encoding phage tail protein yields the protein MIVGSLGNYIFFTSSLYTKTYNSFSRSMSSRWIEHKIIGEKPKIQFDGLELENISFSIHLNRFFKVNVDKEKKKLEAFLKEGKVLRLILGGKKIGNYVITSIGEDPKGYNAFGVPTKMDLKIELKEYN from the coding sequence ATGATAGTTGGTAGCTTAGGAAATTATATATTTTTTACAAGTTCACTCTACACAAAGACATATAATTCATTTTCAAGAAGTATGTCTTCAAGATGGATAGAACATAAAATTATTGGAGAAAAACCAAAAATACAGTTTGATGGATTAGAGCTTGAAAACATAAGTTTCTCAATTCATTTAAATCGTTTTTTTAAAGTAAATGTAGATAAAGAAAAAAAGAAGTTAGAAGCTTTTTTGAAGGAAGGAAAAGTTTTGAGACTTATACTTGGAGGAAAAAAGATTGGAAATTATGTTATTACAAGTATAGGAGAAGATCCTAAAGGATATAATGCTTTTGGAGTTCCGACTAAAATGGATTTAAAAATAGAATTGAAGGAGTATAACTAA
- a CDS encoding phage baseplate assembly protein V — translation MIRYGTVSSIFPEKGTIKVTFEDIDIPSVEIPVLQGRTEGTKHYSFPKIGEVGICVFPENTFNGFYLGSGYDEATPVPAGAGEGIEITVFNDGTIISYDENNSKLYINCQNEIEIVAKNIKIKCPKTKIIGDIDITGSVNVKGDLNASEDVTANGISLTTHLHSGVKAGGDKTGGPE, via the coding sequence ATGATTAGATATGGAACTGTATCAAGCATCTTTCCTGAAAAAGGAACTATAAAAGTAACATTTGAAGATATAGATATTCCTTCTGTAGAAATTCCAGTTTTACAAGGAAGAACAGAAGGAACAAAACATTATTCATTTCCTAAGATTGGTGAAGTTGGAATTTGTGTATTTCCTGAAAATACTTTCAATGGTTTTTATTTAGGTTCTGGATATGATGAAGCAACACCTGTACCAGCTGGAGCAGGAGAAGGAATTGAAATAACTGTTTTCAATGATGGAACTATTATTTCATATGATGAAAATAATTCTAAATTATATATAAATTGTCAAAATGAAATTGAGATAGTTGCTAAAAATATAAAAATAAAATGTCCAAAAACTAAAATTATAGGGGATATAGATATAACAGGTTCTGTAAATGTAAAGGGAGATTTAAATGCTAGTGAAGATGTTACAGCTAATGGAATATCTCTAACAACTCACTTACATAGTGGAGTAAAAGCTGGTGGAGATAAAACAGGAGGTCCAGAATGA
- a CDS encoding phage late control D family protein, whose amino-acid sequence MEIDFKNVDIFDFTKKIENARRTEITIIYEGKNITKEIHSQLTSCSQSDSINQLDTLELTLENRDMLWISSWMPQKGETLKATLTLKHWEKDLEIITHDMGLFYIDTVDFSGPPDIVNIKAISFDISSDIVDKKENKVWENVTYKTIFNEIAKKRNIKAICEISFNRKYQRIEQKLQSDFDFLKKLSEEAGINLKLFDNKIIAFEEEEYEKKEAKKIFFKNQLESYSFSTEDTDSYSSCTISYYNYKKKKKIEKTFKIKNRNSYKKHTKRNLFINEDKQVTGKNAQEVEKQLLEIAKKALRDKNKREIKGNISFMGTSELISVGDTIILNDFGNFSGKYMIDDLKIDFLSYKINAEIHKIIEFEVEND is encoded by the coding sequence ATGGAAATTGATTTTAAAAATGTAGATATTTTTGATTTTACAAAAAAAATTGAAAATGCAAGAAGAACAGAAATAACAATAATTTATGAAGGTAAAAATATAACAAAAGAAATTCATAGTCAACTTACTTCGTGTTCTCAAAGTGACTCTATAAATCAACTAGATACACTAGAGCTTACTTTAGAGAATAGAGATATGTTATGGATATCATCATGGATGCCACAAAAAGGAGAAACACTCAAAGCAACCTTAACATTAAAACATTGGGAAAAGGATTTAGAAATAATTACACATGACATGGGATTGTTTTATATAGATACTGTAGATTTTAGTGGGCCTCCTGACATAGTAAATATAAAAGCTATTTCATTTGATATATCATCAGATATTGTTGATAAAAAAGAAAATAAAGTCTGGGAAAATGTAACATATAAAACAATTTTTAATGAAATTGCAAAGAAAAGAAATATAAAAGCTATTTGTGAAATTTCTTTTAATAGAAAATATCAAAGAATAGAACAAAAGCTACAATCTGACTTTGATTTTCTAAAAAAATTATCTGAAGAAGCTGGAATAAATCTTAAATTATTTGATAACAAAATTATAGCTTTTGAAGAAGAAGAATATGAGAAAAAAGAAGCTAAGAAAATATTTTTTAAAAATCAATTAGAGAGTTATAGTTTTTCAACAGAAGACACTGATAGCTATTCGAGTTGTACTATAAGTTATTATAACTACAAGAAAAAAAAGAAAATAGAAAAAACTTTTAAGATAAAAAATAGGAATTCATATAAAAAGCATACTAAAAGAAACTTATTTATAAACGAAGATAAACAAGTAACTGGTAAGAATGCCCAAGAAGTTGAAAAGCAACTATTAGAAATAGCCAAAAAAGCTTTAAGAGATAAAAATAAAAGAGAAATAAAAGGAAATATATCTTTTATGGGAACAAGTGAATTAATATCAGTTGGAGACACAATTATTTTAAATGATTTTGGAAATTTCTCTGGGAAATATATGATAGATGATTTAAAAATTGATTTTTTATCTTATAAAATAAATGCTGAAATTCACAAAATAATAGAGTTTGAGGTGGAAAATGATTAG